Proteins encoded by one window of Dialister pneumosintes:
- a CDS encoding aminotransferase class I/II-fold pyridoxal phosphate-dependent enzyme, whose product MNPDILNIDKRALEICEPIFEKMKEISLYNTKKILESFRRNQLSFFHFAASNGYGYDDAGREKLETIWADVFQAEAALVRPQFVSGTHALATVLLALLSAGDTLVSAVGTPYDTMQSVIGISGNAPHNLKQRGIHYKEVPLTDGHYDLNAIKNTVTADTKVVLIQRSRGYMDRESLFPEDIAAIIRAVKEINSNIICFVDNCYGEFTSKEEPIELGADITAGSLIKNAGGGLAPTGGYIVGRADLVELCGQELTAPGLGAEMGSYAAGYRFFFEGLFMAPHITCQAVMAAEYAGAVFQSLGFHVSPEAGNLRTDLITAIELGSEENMRLFGEAIQSWSPVDSYVQPVPGDMPGYTDRILMAAGTFVQGSTIELSADGPVRPPYTMYLQGALTFEHGRLAVLGAAENILNAKKSK is encoded by the coding sequence ATGAATCCAGACATTTTGAATATTGATAAAAGAGCATTGGAAATTTGCGAACCTATATTTGAAAAAATGAAAGAAATTTCTTTATATAATACGAAAAAAATATTGGAGTCATTTAGAAGAAATCAACTTTCTTTTTTTCATTTTGCAGCAAGTAATGGATATGGATATGATGATGCCGGTAGAGAAAAACTGGAAACTATTTGGGCAGATGTATTTCAAGCAGAAGCTGCTTTAGTAAGACCGCAATTTGTATCCGGAACACATGCATTAGCAACCGTATTATTAGCATTACTTTCTGCCGGGGATACTTTAGTATCTGCTGTTGGAACTCCTTATGATACGATGCAGAGCGTTATTGGTATATCCGGGAATGCTCCTCATAATTTAAAACAAAGAGGTATTCATTATAAAGAAGTACCTTTAACGGATGGGCATTATGATTTAAATGCTATAAAGAATACTGTGACTGCAGATACAAAAGTAGTGCTTATACAACGTTCTCGTGGGTATATGGATAGAGAATCTCTTTTTCCTGAAGATATAGCAGCTATTATAAGAGCTGTAAAAGAAATTAACTCGAACATTATTTGTTTTGTAGATAATTGTTATGGTGAATTTACCTCAAAAGAAGAGCCCATTGAATTAGGGGCCGATATTACTGCCGGTTCATTAATTAAAAATGCAGGTGGCGGGTTAGCCCCTACCGGTGGGTATATTGTTGGACGAGCTGACTTAGTGGAACTTTGCGGACAAGAACTTACTGCACCGGGCTTAGGGGCGGAAATGGGATCCTATGCAGCCGGGTATAGATTTTTCTTTGAAGGTCTGTTTATGGCTCCTCACATTACTTGTCAAGCTGTTATGGCTGCTGAATATGCAGGCGCCGTATTTCAATCATTAGGATTTCATGTTTCGCCCGAAGCAGGAAATCTTCGCACAGACTTAATTACAGCTATTGAATTAGGATCAGAAGAAAATATGAGACTTTTTGGAGAAGCTATTCAAAGTTGGTCTCCTGTAGATTCTTATGTACAACCGGTTCCCGGAGATATGCCCGGATATACAGATCGTATATTAATGGCGGCAGGAACTTTTGTACAGGGATCTACTATTGAATTATCTGCTGATGGACCGGTGCGTCCGCCCTATACTATGTACCTACAAGGGGCATTAACATTTGAACATGGTAGGTTGGCTGTTCTTGGTGCAGCAGAAAATATTTTAAATGCAAAAAAGAGTAAATAA
- the miaA gene encoding tRNA (adenosine(37)-N6)-dimethylallyltransferase MiaA, with translation MQKQKVITILGPTASGKSALGVYLAKKMGSSIISGDAFQVYQGMDIGTAKVSRSEMEGVPHYLVDCFHPTESYSAAIFAEKASHYIEIENNSGRIPFIVGGTGLYIEGLLAGFEFRDKGSTRQHWMDLYEKEGIAGLIAAAKNIPTIKEIPQDKQRLIRSLELATDNKSQQAGRAADLVYKGPVIGISMDREKLYERINLRVEHMFEQGLEQEVRALLASGIPADAQAFKGIGYKEMLAYIRGELSLHGAKELIKKNTRHFAKRQLTWFRHMPYIQWIERSDTEDNSWYEQAEQLIYTYYSM, from the coding sequence ATGCAAAAACAGAAAGTAATTACTATTCTTGGTCCTACCGCTTCCGGAAAGTCGGCTCTTGGAGTTTATTTAGCAAAAAAAATGGGTAGTTCTATTATTTCAGGGGATGCTTTTCAGGTGTATCAAGGTATGGATATAGGCACTGCAAAAGTGAGTCGGTCTGAAATGGAAGGCGTTCCTCATTATCTTGTAGATTGTTTTCATCCTACAGAATCATACTCTGCAGCTATATTTGCAGAAAAAGCTTCTCATTATATAGAAATCGAAAATAATAGTGGAAGAATTCCTTTTATTGTAGGGGGAACCGGATTATATATTGAAGGATTACTTGCCGGGTTTGAATTTAGAGATAAAGGAAGTACACGACAACATTGGATGGACTTGTATGAAAAAGAAGGGATAGCAGGACTTATTGCTGCTGCTAAGAATATTCCTACTATTAAAGAAATTCCACAAGACAAACAACGACTTATTCGTAGCTTGGAACTGGCAACTGATAACAAATCACAGCAAGCGGGACGTGCTGCTGATTTAGTATATAAGGGGCCGGTTATAGGAATATCCATGGATAGGGAAAAATTATATGAGCGCATTAATCTTCGTGTAGAGCATATGTTTGAGCAAGGATTGGAACAAGAAGTTAGAGCGTTATTAGCAAGTGGTATTCCTGCAGATGCACAAGCCTTTAAAGGGATTGGGTATAAAGAGATGCTTGCTTACATTCGAGGTGAGTTATCGTTGCATGGTGCTAAGGAGCTTATCAAGAAAAATACGCGTCATTTTGCTAAAAGACAGTTAACTTGGTTTCGACATATGCCGTATATTCAGTGGATAGAACGTTCTGATACGGAAGACAACTCTTGGTATGAGCAAGCAGAACAACTTATTTACACTTATTATTCAATGTGA